One window of the Pseudokineococcus lusitanus genome contains the following:
- a CDS encoding peptidase E, whose protein sequence is MPADAPTVLATSGGLREGDRTRYAWGPLVHHAVGLSGVTGRAPRLVHVGTAGGDQRAFAAELTDASRVAGFSLQHLSLLPMPSHEDVRGLLLGADVVWVGGGSVAGLLALWRLHDLGPALEEAWRAGVVLAGVSAGSLCWHVGGPTDSFGPDLRLVTDGLALLPYGNGVHYDSEAQRRPLVQRSVAAGDLPLTYCTDDGVGLHYRGTDLVEVVSERRGAAGWRVGREENGAVPRAVEERLEPRLLPGA, encoded by the coding sequence GTGCCTGCCGACGCGCCCACCGTCCTCGCGACCTCCGGCGGTCTCCGCGAGGGGGACCGCACCCGCTACGCGTGGGGGCCGCTCGTCCACCACGCGGTCGGGCTGTCCGGCGTGACGGGGCGGGCGCCGCGGCTCGTCCACGTCGGCACCGCGGGCGGTGACCAGCGGGCCTTCGCCGCGGAGCTGACCGACGCGTCCCGCGTCGCGGGCTTCTCCCTGCAGCACCTGTCGCTGCTGCCCATGCCCTCGCACGAGGACGTCCGGGGGCTGCTGCTGGGGGCCGACGTCGTCTGGGTCGGAGGCGGCAGCGTGGCCGGGCTGCTGGCCCTGTGGCGCCTGCACGACCTCGGCCCGGCCCTCGAGGAGGCCTGGCGGGCGGGCGTCGTCCTCGCCGGCGTCAGCGCGGGGTCGCTGTGCTGGCACGTCGGCGGGCCGACGGACTCCTTCGGGCCGGACCTCCGCCTCGTCACCGACGGCCTGGCGCTGCTGCCGTACGGCAACGGCGTCCACTACGACTCCGAGGCGCAGCGCCGCCCGCTCGTGCAGCGCTCCGTCGCCGCCGGGGACCTGCCGCTGACGTACTGCACGGACGACGGCGTGGGCCTGCACTACCGGGGCACGGACCTCGTCGAGGTCGTCTCCGAGCGCCGCGGCGCCGCCGGGTGGCGGGTCGGGCGGGAGGAGAACGGCGCCGTGCCGCGGGCGGTCGAGGAGCGCCTCGAGCCGCGGCTGCTGCCGGGCGCCTGA